From Pseudomonas fluorescens:
CTCGGCGGTGAACCGGCTGCCGGGTGGCACGGGCAGGGCGCAGTGGTAGCAGGGAGTGGGGCTGGTCATGGCGTGAGATCTTGGGTGGCAGGGAGGGCCTCATCGCGGGCAGGCCCGCGCCCACAGGGGCGCTCGTTCCTGAGGTGTGAGCGGGCTTGCTCGCGATGCGCGAAGCGCAGGCGTTTACTTCTTCAGGTCTTCAGCACCTTGCAACGGCTCATCACCCAACAGCAAGTCCTTGTCGTGGCTGACCTGTTCTTCTTCGAACAGGCGCCAGGTCCGGTCACCTTCCACACCGAGCAGTTCCACGAAACGGCGGCCTTCGACCTTGTCGGTGACCTGGCCGATATAGCGTCCGGGTTCGCTGGCGCTGCGGGTCAGGTTGATCTTGCGATCCTTCTCCGGCTGGGTCGGGGAGATCAGGTTCAGTTCCAGGGTCGACGGGCCGCTGTTGCCGGTCAGATATACCTCGACTTCGCCGGTCAGTTCGTCCAGGTGCACCTTGGCGCGCAGTTGCAGGGTCTGGGCCAGTAGTTCGCGGTCCAGGGAGCGGTTGATGCCTTTGCCGGCCTCGTAGTAGTTGTCGTTGACCAGGTTGTCCGGGTTCTTGACTGCGATGGTCACCATGGACAAGGTCAAGGTCACCGAGCAGGCCAGGATCCCAATGATGATCCAGGGCCAGAGGTGCTTGTACCAAGGGCTTGTGGCAGTAGCTGCGGGCATTGTTCTGCTCTCTGGTTAACGAAGTAGTGTGGTTAACGAACCTGAGGGCCGATGAACCGGCTCTTGGCTTCAATATGCACGTTGGCGTCATCGGCATCCTTGAGGATGAAGGTCACCTCATTGGTGCTCGACGGTAACTGCTCCGGTGCGCTCGACAGTTCGACCGGCATGCTGACGATATCGCCGGCGGCCACCTTGATTTCGCGTCGGCCTTGCAGCTTGAGGTCCGGCAGACCGGCGGCGTCGAGCACGTAGGTGTGGTCGCGCTGGTCCTTGTTCATGATCTTCAGGCTGTAGACGTTTTCGATCCGGCCTTCGGCGTTTTCGCGGTAGAGCACGCGGTCCTTGCTGACGTCGAAACCTACCAGCGAACGCATGAAGAATGCCGTGGCCAACAGGCTCATCATCGCCAGCAGCACCAGCGCATAGCCGATCAGGCGCGGGCGCAGTTTGTGGGTCTTCTGCCCGGACAGGTTGTGCTCGGTGGTGTAGCTGATCAGGCCGCGCGGGTAGTCCATCTTGTCCATGATGTTGTCGCAGGCGTCGATGCACGCAGCACAGCCGATGCATTCGATTTGCAGGCCATCGCGGATGTCGATACCGGTGGGGCAGACTTGCACGCACATCGTGCAGTCGATGCAATCGCCCAGGCCCTGGGCCTTGTAGTCGGCACCCTTTTTACGTGGGCCACGCACTTCGCCACGGCGTGGGTCGTAGGAGACGATCAGGGTGTCTTTGTCGAACATCACGCTCTGGAACCGCGCGTACGGGCACATATAGATGCACACCTGTTCGCGCAGCCAGCCGGCGTTGCCATAGGTGGCGAGGGTGAAGAAACCCACCCAGAAATACGACCAGCCATCGGCCTGGCCGGTGAAGAAGTCGAACACCAGTTCGCGAATCGGCGAGAAGTAACCGACGAAGGTCATACCGGTGACAAAGCCGATCAGCAGCCACAGGGTGTGCTTGCTGAATTTGCGCAGGAACTTGTTGGCCCCCATCGGCGCCTTGTCCAGCTTGATGCGCTGGTTACGGTCGCCTTCGGTGACCTTTTCGCACCACATGAAGATCCATGTCCACACGCTTTGCGGGCAGGTATACCCGCACCATATGCGCCCGGCGTACACCGTGATAAAGAACAGGCCGAACGCCGCAACGATGAGAA
This genomic window contains:
- the ccoG gene encoding cytochrome c oxidase accessory protein CcoG, with amino-acid sequence MSNQIPVHDVTPPAKNSNQPVDLYASREKIYTRAFTGLFRNLRMLGGAGLFLLYFGTVWLNWGGHQAVWWNLPERKFFIFGATFWPQDFILLSGILIVAAFGLFFITVYAGRIWCGYTCPQSVWTWIFMWCEKVTEGDRNQRIKLDKAPMGANKFLRKFSKHTLWLLIGFVTGMTFVGYFSPIRELVFDFFTGQADGWSYFWVGFFTLATYGNAGWLREQVCIYMCPYARFQSVMFDKDTLIVSYDPRRGEVRGPRKKGADYKAQGLGDCIDCTMCVQVCPTGIDIRDGLQIECIGCAACIDACDNIMDKMDYPRGLISYTTEHNLSGQKTHKLRPRLIGYALVLLAMMSLLATAFFMRSLVGFDVSKDRVLYRENAEGRIENVYSLKIMNKDQRDHTYVLDAAGLPDLKLQGRREIKVAAGDIVSMPVELSSAPEQLPSSTNEVTFILKDADDANVHIEAKSRFIGPQVR
- a CDS encoding FixH family protein, encoding MPAATATSPWYKHLWPWIIIGILACSVTLTLSMVTIAVKNPDNLVNDNYYEAGKGINRSLDRELLAQTLQLRAKVHLDELTGEVEVYLTGNSGPSTLELNLISPTQPEKDRKINLTRSASEPGRYIGQVTDKVEGRRFVELLGVEGDRTWRLFEEEQVSHDKDLLLGDEPLQGAEDLKK